The Pseudomonas putida nucleotide sequence GAACATCTTCAACTCGAGTTGCGTGCTGGCCCGCGCCGAAACCGCCACTGATGCCGCCCACCAGCGCGTCGAGGGTGTGGTCGCCCACGAGTACTTCCACAACTGGTCGGGCAACCGCGTGACCTGCCGCGACTGGTTCCAGCTGTCGCTCAAGGAAGGCTTCACGGTGTTCCGCGATGCCGAGTTCAGCGCCGACATGAACTCGCGCACGGTCAAGCGCATCGAGGACGTGGCCTACCTGCGCACCCACCAGTTCGCCGAAGACGCTGGCCCCATGGCCCACCCGGTGCGCCCGGACAGCTTCATCGAGATCTCCAACTTCTACACCCTGACCGTGTACGAGAAGGGGGCCGAAGTGGTGCGCATGGTTCGCACCCTGCTGGGCGCCGATGGCTTCCGCAAGGGCAGCGACCTGTACTTCGAACGCCACGATGGTCAGGCGGTGACCACCGACGATTTCATCAAGGCCATGGAAGATGCCAACGGCGTCGACCTCACCCAGTTCAAACGCTGGTACAGCCAGGCCGGCACCCCGCGCCTGGACGTCAGCGAAGCCTATGACGCGGCTGCGCAGACCTACAGCCTGACCTTCCGCCAGAGCTGCCCGCAGACTCCGGAAAAGGCCGAGAAGCTGCCGTTCGTGATCCCGGTCGAACTGGGCCTGCTCGATGCCGAAGGCAACGACCTGCCGCTGCAACTGGCTGGCGAAGCTGCTGCCACGGGCAACAGCCGCGTGCTGTCGGTGACAGAAGCCGAGCAGACCTTCACCTTCCAGGGCATCGCGGCCAAACCGCTGCCGTCGCTGTTGCGCGGTTTCAGCGCCCCGGTCAAGCTGAGCTTCCCGTACGACCGTGACCAGCTGATGTTCCTCATGCAGCACGACAGCGACGGCTTCAACCGCTGGGAAGCGGGCCAGCAGCTGTCGGTGCAGGTGCTGCAGGAGCTGATCGGCCAGCATCAGCGCGGCGAAGCGCTGAAACTCGACCAGCGCCTGATCACCGCGCTCGGTACCGTGCTGGGCAATGAGTCGCTGGACGCCGCGATGGTCGCCGAGATGCTCTCGCTGCCAGGTGAAGCCTACCTGACCGAGATCAGCCAGGTGGCCGATGTCGACGCCATCCACGCCGCCCGCGAGTTCGCCCGCCAGCAGATCGCCGAGCAGCTGTTCGACGCGCTGTGGGCGCGCTACCAGGCCAACCGCGAGGTTTCGCGCAACACCCCCTACGTCGCCGCTGCCGAACATTTCGCCCGCCGCAGCCTGCAGAACATCGCTCTGTCGTACCTGATGCAGAGCGGCAAGCCGCAGGTGCTGGAAGCGACCCTGGAGCAGTTCGACAAGTGCGACAACATGACCGAGCGCCTGACCGCACTGGCCGTGCTGGTCAACTCGCCGTTCGAGGCCGAGCGTGCCAAGGCCCTGGAGACCTTCGCCGAGCACTTCAAGGACAACCCGCTGGTCATGGACCAGTGGTTCAGCGTGCAGGCAGCCAGCACGCTGCCGGGCGGGCTGGCGCGGGTCAAGGCGCTGATGCAGCACCCGGCGTTCACCTTGAAGAACCCGAACAAGGTGCGGGCGCTGATCGGGGCCTTTGCCGGGCAAAACCTGGTCAACTTCCATGCGGCCGATGGTTCGGGCTATCGCTTCCTGGCGGACCTGGTGATCGAGCTGAATGCGTTGAACCCGCAGATCGCTTCACGCCAACTGGCACCGCTGACTCGCTGGCGCAAGTATGACGATGCGCGGCAAGTGCTGATGAAGGGTGAGCTGGAGCGGATTCTCGCGTCCGGTGCGTTGTCCAGCGATGTGTATGAAGTGGTGAGCAAGAGCCTGGCTTAAGGGCCAAGGGGGTTGCTTTGCAGCCCCAAATTTTTGGTTTTTCACAGAGTTCGGGCAAAGACAAAAACAGGTATGACTCATCCACATAGGTTACAAATCTGTTCACTCACATAGGTAACAGTTTTTAACTGGCAGGGTCGGTTTTCGAGGATCTGACCATGCCTTGGCGAGAGCTAACACCTATGGGTCTGAAATTGCTTTTCATCGCGGACTACCTCAAGGGGCCGCCCAGCTTCAGTGCCCTGTGCCAGGCTTACGAAATCAGTCGGAAGACCGGCTACAAGTGGATTGAGCGCTATGAGAAGGAAGGCCCTGCAGGGCTTGAAGAGCACAGCCGCCGCCGATTGACCCAAGACGGAAGCATCCCGCATGGTAAGCGTCCGGTGAACTCACCTTCCGAACTCCGGCTTTAAGGGCGATGGTGTCCGCGTATTTTTAAGCGGACGCGATCGCCCTTATCGCCAGGATTTCCATGCGCCAACGAAGCTCTTATCCGAAACCGTTCAAAGCCCAGGTCGTTCAGGAATGCCTGCAACCTGGCGCATCCATTTCCAGTGTCGCCATCAGCCACGGCATCAATGCCAACGTCATCCGCAAATGGATGCCGCTCTATCGAGATCAGCCCGCAGCGACTTCACTCCCAGCATTCGTCCCGCTTAAAGCCGCACCTAAACGGCCAGTCGAAGCGTCAGTGATCATCGAGCTGCCCATGGCCGGGCAAGTGATCACGGTGAAATGGCCTACCTCAGATCCTGAGGGCTGCGCGCAATTTATCCGGGCTGTCGCTCAATGATCCGCATCGATGCGATCTGGCTGGCCACCGAGCCGATGGACATGCGCGCCGGTACCGAAACCGCATTAGCTCGAGTGATCGCGGTGTTTGGTGCGGCGAAGCCGCACTGCGCTTATCTGTTTGCCAATCGCCGGGCTAACCGAATGAAAGTACTGGTGCACGACGGCGTGGGCGTCTGGCTTGCCGCACGGCGCCTGAATCAAGGCAAGTTTCACTGGCCCGGCATTCGCCATGGCTGTGAGGTCGAACTCGACAGCGAGCAACTCCAGGCGTTGGTACTGGGTTTGCCGTGGCAGCGAGTCGGCGCGGGTGGCGTGATCAGCATGCTGTAATCGCCGGCCATTTGACCGGTCTGCTTGTCGTCGCATCGCGCCTGGTCTGGCACAATCGGCGGCATGACTTTCTCGCCCAATCTCGACCAGATGACCCCGGAACAGCTTCGTGCCTTGGCGGCACAGGCGTTGCAGTTGCAGTCTCAGGTCGAGGCGATGAGCAAAAAGATCCAGAACGATGAAATCCTCATCGAGCAGTTCAAGTTCGAAATCGCCCTGCTCAAACGCCACAAGTTTGCCAAGCGCAGCGAGCAGATCAGCCCGGCGCAAGGCAGCTTGCTGGACGACCTGCTCGATACAGACCTTGAAGCTATCGAGGCCGAGCTGAAACAGCTTCTTCCCGCTTCGTCACAGGCCGAGCCACGGCAATCGCCCAAACGTGCACCATTGCCGCCGCAGTTTCCGCGTACCGTGATTCGTCACGAACCCGAAAACACCCAATGCGCCTGTGGCTGCCAACTTCAACGCATCGGCGAAGACGTCAGCGAGAAGCTGGATTACACGCCAGGGGTATTCACGGTCGAGCAACATGTGCGTGGCAAATGGGCCTGCCGTCAGTGCGAAACACTGATCCAGGCGCCGGTGCCGGCGCAGGTTATCGACAAAGGTGTCCCGACCGCAGGCTTGCTGGCCCATGTGATGGTGGCCAAGTTTGCCGATCACTTGCCGCTGTACCGGCAGGAGAAAATCTTTGGCCGCGCCGGGCTGGCGATTGCTCGCTCGACCTTGGCCCAGTGGGTCGGACAAACCGGTGTGCGACTCCAGCCACTGGTCGATGCACTACGTGAAGCGGTGCTGAACCAGGGCGTGATTCACGCTGATGAAACACCGGTGCAAATGCTTGCGCCGGGCGAGAAGAAAACCCACCGGGCCTATGTCTGGGCCTACAGCACGACGCCGTTTTCGGCGCTCAACGCGGTGGTTTATGACTTCAGCCCAAGCCGTGCTGGCGAACATGCGCGCAACTTCCTGGGCGACTGGAACGGTAAGTTGGTCTGCGATGACTTCGCTGGCTACAAAGCCGGTTTTGAGCAAGGCATCACTGAAATCGGCTGCATGGCCCACGCCCGTCGCAAGTTCTTTGATCTGCACGTAGCGAATAAAAGCCAGCTGGCTGAACAGGCCCTGCACTCGATCAGCGGTTTGTACGAGGTCGAACGCCAAGCGCGGGACATGAGTGATGAAGATCGTTGGCGAATACGTCAGGAAATGGCGGTGCCAATCCTCAAAACACTGCATGACTGGATGCTGGCCCAGCGCGACTTGGTGCCCAACGGATCAGCCACGGCCAAAGCCCTCGATTACAGCCTGAAACGCTGGGTAGCGCTGACGCGCTACCTGGACGATGGGGCTGTGCCCATCGACAACAACCAGGTCGAGAACCAGATACGGCCATGGGCACTCGGGCGCTCGAACTGGTTGTTTGCCGGGTCGCTGCGCAGCGGCAAGCGCGCGGCGGCGATCATGAGTTTGATCCAGTCGGCACGCATGAATGGGCATGATCCGTATGCCTATCTCAAGGATGTGCTGACGCGGCTGCCGACCCAACGGGCCAGTGAGATCGGGCAGTTGCTGCCGCATCAGTGGATGCCGGCCTGACTTACGCAAGGTGAGTTTGCCGGACGCTTACCCCGCATGCGGTCCGTGAGGCAATCATTGAGCTGCGTGGCCGAGGAGAAACAGAGCGTGGGCCCAAGTAAAATCAGGCCGCCTTGCAGGAGCGTTTTCCAGATCAGGTGCCTCCGTCGAAGACGACGATCTACAACATCCTGAAGCAAGCAGCGCTCGTAAAACCACGCCGTTTACGCCAGCGCGTGGCGGTCTATCCCAAACCCCTGGAGAAGGCAGAGACACCCAATCAGCTTTTTAGCGCCGACTACAAAGGGCAGTATCTGACGGGTGCCGGCGTGTGGTGCTACCCACTTACGATCATGGATCATGCCAGCCGCTTCTTGCTCGCGTGCCACAGCATGGCTAACACCAACTTTCAGGAAACCCAGGCGGTGTTTACCAAGGTGCTCCGGGAAAACGGCTTACCTGAGCGTATTCGAACCGACAATGGCATACCGTTTGCCAGCAAAGGTCGTGCAGGCCTGTCCCAGTTATCTATCTGAAGAGAACATGGCAGCCCCTTCTACCTGGAACGACCGCAGCAAGACGCAGCCATGTTGCGCCAGCAACTGCCTGGTCTGTTCCAGGCGTTCGTCGCGTAGATCATCCAGTGAAACACCTGAAACACGAGGCTTAATGGTGCAAGGGGAGGCGTGTGGATCGGTGCTGAACGAAACCAGCGTCTGAAGTGCATCGACAGACGAAATTCCGTTTCTTTGTCGGCGGATGGTGCTCATTTTTTCTCCAGATCTGGAAGGCCGGATGGGAAGTCATGATTGAACTGTTGAATGCCCAGAACGGGGGCTGACAGGGGAGAGCGCCATAGCACTGCGGAGCAAAGCACATTGAAGGCAATGGCCACGCCCAGAGCGCCAAAGGTTCCGAAGTGGTGAGCGGCATAGCCACCGAAGACCGAGCCAATCGGCAAACCCACCCACGTTGTGACACGGAACGCAGCCATTGTGCGTCCCAAGAACGGGCGCGGGATTGCTGCCTGGCGAATGCTCACGGAGCTGACTTGAGAGGTCGCTACAACCGCGCCGAAGATGAAGAAAACAACGGCCGCGAGGGCTGTCAGCGTCTCAAAGCGGGACGTGTAGAGGAACAGCATCAACCCAAGGCATTGTTAATGCGGCTATCAGTTTTGCCGCCAGGATGGTGCGTCCCACGCCTAATCGCGAGACCATCCACGTTGAACCCAGACTCCCCAAGAGAAAGCCCGCGCCATTGGCTGAGAAGGCCACAGAGATAGTGAGTTCGGGGCGGTTTCCCAGAATCGCCACACCGCCGACAAAGATAGGCAACAACATGCCGTAGAATATGTTCCACGTTAGCGAGTTGAACACTACCGCACGCATCAGCGCCGACTGCGCCAGCGATCGAAACCCGGAAAACTTGGGGCCAAGCGTTGTCACTGGTTTCGCAGGCATTTCGTGAGCCTTAAAACAGGGCCCCGAACGTATTGCAGCCGTGCAGGTGACCAAGGCCGAAGCGGAAAGCAAGCACAAGAGCGTGGAGGTACCTGTAGGTCCAGCTCCAGCCAGCGTAGTGCCGGCAAGAATGGGCCCGCCAATCTCTGCTAGCGATTGGCAGATGGCCTGGATTTTGTTGGCCCAAGGCAGTTGTTCGGGGGCTACCAAGGTCGGTGTGACTGAAAGCAATGACACATCGAATAACATGCTGTGCAAGCCAACCAGAAATACCACTAGGAAAAACGGTTGGATTGCGTTCGATATGTCATACCGCTGGGACATATAAATGCTGATCGAGAAGATCACGACCAAGCCGACTTGTGACAACCCCAGGGTTTTGAGCGGTCCCAGACGATCGACCCAGCCACCGATCAATAATCCCAGCAAAACAAGCGGCAAGGTTTCGGTCGCGACGAGAAACCCCAGTGTTCGTGGATCAAGGTGCATGATCGATACCGCGATCAACGGAATCGAGGTCTGCCATACTTCCTTGACACCCAACGTGCAGAGCGTAGCGACAATGATCCACGTGAGTTGTCGGGTCATCCTAGTCGGTAGGGGCGATAAGGTCATGGGCACTCCGGCGACTGGGATCTGGCCACTGTAATGAGATTGAGCTGAGTCATTCGCTATTCCCAGGGCTCGCCTCGCAGCGGCTGTTAAGAGACGTCGACCAGAGTTCAAGCAGCCAACGGAAGCTCTCTTCAGACAGAGCAGCATTATCCTTATAGCTGTTTGCCAATGGCGTACCGGCCACAGACAATTGACCAGCAGCCCCCCACGGTACTGGCTTAAACGACTCGTCTAAAATTAGCAACTGCGCTCCGGCAGCGGGTGACCCAAGTGGCGTGTTGATGGGGGTGAAGTTCCCCTCTCCTTGCCATAAAGCGATGTTGATAGTGGTCTCGGTAGGTCCATAAAAGACGCAAAATGGTAGTGGGTTAAGCGCTATAAAATCCTGTAGGAGTTTCGTAGAGACAGCCTCTCCACCGCTCATGAATCGTTTAACCGTAGAAGGAAGCGCCACCCCAAGTTGGACAAATTCCAGCATCAAAGATGGCACAAGGCGAAGATGGGTGATCCGCTCCTCAGCACATAAGGAGGTAAGAGTTCGAGGATCCAGCCAGTTGGAATGCCGCCCGGGAAGTACAATTGCCGCGCCCTGCAACAATGGCCAAAATACTTCGCGCATAAATACATCGAAGGTTGGGGCAGTAGTGACGAGAACCCGATCCGAAGAAGTTAGCGTGAAGGCTTCAACCATCCAAGAGAGAAAATTCTCCAATGCCGCGTGGCCAACTTCTACGCACTTAGGGGTGCCTGTGGATCCGGATGTGTAAATCAGATAAGCGGGGTGCTCCCCATTCATTAAATTTATTGGAAGAGGGAGTGGGTTGAAGAATTCAGCGGCGCCAATCGTTTGTGCGCCAGGCGCGTGCAACTCGGTAAGGAGCGCACCCTCGGCTGCCAGAATTAGCGGTGCTTGCAAATCGTCTAATATTCTATTTCGTCGCTTTATTGGCGTATCCGGATCAATCAC carries:
- the pepN gene encoding aminopeptidase N, translated to MRTEQPQVIYLKDYQAPEYLIDETHLTFELFEDHTLVHAQLVMRRNPARGAGLPPLELDGQQLELLRASLDDVELQASDYQLEADSLTVHPKAERFTLDTSVKIHPESNTALEGLYKSGKMFCTQCEAEGFRKITYYLDRPDVMSTFTTTVIAEQHRYPVLLSNGNPIGSGPVEDGRHWATWEDPFMKPAYLFALVAGDLWCVEDSFVRQSGRDVTLRIYVEPENIDKCDHAMVSLKKSMRWDEEVYGREYDLDIFMIVAVNDFNMGAMENKGLNIFNSSCVLARAETATDAAHQRVEGVVAHEYFHNWSGNRVTCRDWFQLSLKEGFTVFRDAEFSADMNSRTVKRIEDVAYLRTHQFAEDAGPMAHPVRPDSFIEISNFYTLTVYEKGAEVVRMVRTLLGADGFRKGSDLYFERHDGQAVTTDDFIKAMEDANGVDLTQFKRWYSQAGTPRLDVSEAYDAAAQTYSLTFRQSCPQTPEKAEKLPFVIPVELGLLDAEGNDLPLQLAGEAAATGNSRVLSVTEAEQTFTFQGIAAKPLPSLLRGFSAPVKLSFPYDRDQLMFLMQHDSDGFNRWEAGQQLSVQVLQELIGQHQRGEALKLDQRLITALGTVLGNESLDAAMVAEMLSLPGEAYLTEISQVADVDAIHAAREFARQQIAEQLFDALWARYQANREVSRNTPYVAAAEHFARRSLQNIALSYLMQSGKPQVLEATLEQFDKCDNMTERLTALAVLVNSPFEAERAKALETFAEHFKDNPLVMDQWFSVQAASTLPGGLARVKALMQHPAFTLKNPNKVRALIGAFAGQNLVNFHAADGSGYRFLADLVIELNALNPQIASRQLAPLTRWRKYDDARQVLMKGELERILASGALSSDVYEVVSKSLA
- the tnpA gene encoding IS66-like element accessory protein TnpA, yielding MRQRSSYPKPFKAQVVQECLQPGASISSVAISHGINANVIRKWMPLYRDQPAATSLPAFVPLKAAPKRPVEASVIIELPMAGQVITVKWPTSDPEGCAQFIRAVAQ
- the tnpB gene encoding IS66 family insertion sequence element accessory protein TnpB (TnpB, as the term is used for proteins encoded by IS66 family insertion elements, is considered an accessory protein, since TnpC, encoded by a neighboring gene, is a DDE family transposase.), producing the protein MIRIDAIWLATEPMDMRAGTETALARVIAVFGAAKPHCAYLFANRRANRMKVLVHDGVGVWLAARRLNQGKFHWPGIRHGCEVELDSEQLQALVLGLPWQRVGAGGVISML
- the tnpC gene encoding IS66 family transposase, whose product is MTFSPNLDQMTPEQLRALAAQALQLQSQVEAMSKKIQNDEILIEQFKFEIALLKRHKFAKRSEQISPAQGSLLDDLLDTDLEAIEAELKQLLPASSQAEPRQSPKRAPLPPQFPRTVIRHEPENTQCACGCQLQRIGEDVSEKLDYTPGVFTVEQHVRGKWACRQCETLIQAPVPAQVIDKGVPTAGLLAHVMVAKFADHLPLYRQEKIFGRAGLAIARSTLAQWVGQTGVRLQPLVDALREAVLNQGVIHADETPVQMLAPGEKKTHRAYVWAYSTTPFSALNAVVYDFSPSRAGEHARNFLGDWNGKLVCDDFAGYKAGFEQGITEIGCMAHARRKFFDLHVANKSQLAEQALHSISGLYEVERQARDMSDEDRWRIRQEMAVPILKTLHDWMLAQRDLVPNGSATAKALDYSLKRWVALTRYLDDGAVPIDNNQVENQIRPWALGRSNWLFAGSLRSGKRAAAIMSLIQSARMNGHDPYAYLKDVLTRLPTQRASEIGQLLPHQWMPA
- a CDS encoding MFS transporter, with translation MTLSPLPTRMTRQLTWIIVATLCTLGVKEVWQTSIPLIAVSIMHLDPRTLGFLVATETLPLVLLGLLIGGWVDRLGPLKTLGLSQVGLVVIFSISIYMSQRYDISNAIQPFFLVVFLVGLHSMLFDVSLLSVTPTLVAPEQLPWANKIQAICQSLAEIGGPILAGTTLAGAGPTGTSTLLCLLSASALVTCTAAIRSGPCFKAHEMPAKPVTTLGPKFSGFRSLAQSALMRAVVFNSLTWNIFYGMLLPIFVGGVAILGNRPELTISVAFSANGAGFLLGSLGSTWMVSRLGVGRTILAAKLIAALTMPWVDAVPLHVPL
- a CDS encoding AMP-binding protein, whose amino-acid sequence is MHSELADAYGPYALRRHLPTQWETEKEKPEDVLSKAAGFLDASFETEIEPAEHPGAISLVFECGLGSKCADPAGFKLNLHAAPASGSEVVISFIEGTLPTAPGSLILSGHSATISKLALADLGHMICAEINEWLNPARDSSSSSVIAQKQSNKIKSTDLLSNLLKALRTGAENLAIRSDTRDWTYGQLYSFVNATGWRLLELGATKGRPVVLIDTISNELIGTLCACLLLGAPFVVIDPDTPIKRRNRILDDLQAPLILAAEGALLTELHAPGAQTIGAAEFFNPLPLPINLMNGEHPAYLIYTSGSTGTPKCVEVGHAALENFLSWMVEAFTLTSSDRVLVTTAPTFDVFMREVFWPLLQGAAIVLPGRHSNWLDPRTLTSLCAEERITHLRLVPSLMLEFVQLGVALPSTVKRFMSGGEAVSTKLLQDFIALNPLPFCVFYGPTETTINIALWQGEGNFTPINTPLGSPAAGAQLLILDESFKPVPWGAAGQLSVAGTPLANSYKDNAALSEESFRWLLELWSTSLNSRCEASPGNSE